TTAAAGTCTCCAAAAGTATCTCCGAGAATGCCAGCAAACTCTTCATCAGAGAGCTTGGGGCCGGCATCGGCCGGTTTGGCTTCTGCGGCTTGCGGCTGCATTTCTTGTTTTTCTTCTTCACCCATTATATTCAACCTCGCTTATTCTTCGTCCAACAGGTCAATGTAGTAGTTCATAACCTTCAGCAACGCTTCCTTCTTTTCGCTGTCGGCCAGCGTCTTCTTAAGAGCGTTGTTCTTTTTAAGCTGTTTGTCCAGATCGGCCATGATCTCCTTGCCGTAGTAAGTCTTTCGGAGATGGTCGTTTTGTTCAATCAGCGATTTGGACGAGAAATCTTTCATCGCCCGAATTTTGAAATCGGCATTGACCGGAGATCCTTCGGTAGTTTCCATCTGCGCTTCAAACGACGGTTGGAACTTCTCGAAGACCATTTTAAGGTTGTTGCACTCTACGGGAGCAACGTCGGGATCATCGTCCTTGTTCAGTCGCGCAGCGTACATCATCTTGTTCGACGGTAACAACTCAACGGGAATCGAGTCGTCTTTCTTCAACCTTTCGGTGGCACCAAGCATGAACTTCGCCATGGTCCCTCCATTCTTCTATGAGATTAACTCTTCTGTTCTTCTTTGGTGAACACATAGGCATCGTCTTTGACATTGATAGCTATGTTATCGCCTTTGACTATGGCGCCGGTAATAATATCGACCGACATCTTATTGATAATATCTCTCTCGATAATTCTCTGAATAGGTCTGGCTCCCAACTCGAAAGTATAGCCGTCTTTGGCCAGCTTGGCCTTTGAGGACGGACTCAGCGTGGCGGTGATATCCTGCTCGCGGAGCATGTCACCCAGGTTTTCAAATTCCAAGCCAGCGATAACTTCCACCTGCTCGGGTGTGAAGGTGTGAAAGATAATGATATCATTGAGGCGATTGAGCAGTTCGGGCCGGAACTTGGTAAACAGGAACTGGCGCACTTCATCCATATCGACGTCACGTTCCTCGCGGTCGGCGTCGAGTATCTTCTCCGCAGCGTAGTTGGAAGTCAGCACGACGATACAGTTGGAGAAATCGACGGTACGACTCTGGCCATCGGTCAGGCGACCGTCATCCATCAACTGCAGAAGAATATTGAACACATCCGGGTGGGCTTTCTCCACTTCATCGAGAAGCACAATCGAAAACGGTTTGCGCTTGACGGCCTCGGTCAGAACACCACCTTCTTCATAGCCGACATACCCCGGAGGGGCACCAATCATCTTGGCAACTGAATGTTTCTCCATATACTCCGACATGTCGAGTCGTACCATAGCGTTCTTGTCGTCGAATAAAAATTCTGCCAGCAACTTGGGCAGATAGGTTTTGCCGGTACCTGTTGGTCCCAGAAAAAGGAATGATCCCACCGGTCGGTTAGCCAGTTTCAGTCCTGCCCGGGCTTTGCGCACAGCATTGGCGATAGCTTTGATTGCCTCCTGCTGACCAACGATTTTCTTGGAGAGAAAGGTCTCCATGTTCACCAGGCGATCCTTCTCAGCTGTCATCATCTTTGACAATGGAATCCCGGTCCGTCGGGCCACTACGGCTGCCACATCGGCCTCATCGACGACCGGCTCAAGATTCTCAACCACAGTCTTAATCGCGCTCAGCTTCTCGGTCTGAGAAGCAAGTGTCTTCTTCAGTTCGGCGATATTCAGATCAGTTGTGGCCATCATTGTGCTCCCGTTGCGGTTTCAAGGCGATGCCCCCACATATCCCCCAGTCGCTCAATGCGACGAGAGAACTCCTCGTGGGCTTCATTGAGGCGAGAGAACTCATCGGGGTTTTTCTCCGGGTCTTTTCCCTCACATGCAGCAATCAGCTTCTCGATCCCCTTGATTTCTTCTTCCATCTCAGGGATCGTGCGACCTGCCGTTTCTTCCTTCACCGAGAGCGCACTGGCCGCCTCGTCCACGATATCCAGAGCAATGTCAGGGAGGTTTCGTTCGCTAAGATACCTGATGGCATACTTGACCGAACCGATAATAGCGTCTTCGGTATAGGTGATCTTGTGGTGTTCTTCGTATTTGGAAGCTACCCCTTTGACGATGCGTACGGAATCATTGAAACCAGGCTCCTCGACTTTGATCCGTTCAAAACGACGGTCGAGCGCTTTGTCTTTCTCAAGGTACCGGGTGTACTCTTCATTAGTAGTAGAGCCGATCAGTCGAATTTGACCCCGAGCGAGAGCCGGTTTGATCAGGTTGGCGGCATCCATCCCCCCGCTGCCACTGCCGGCTGCGGTAATGGTGTGGATTTCATCAATGAAAAGAACGATTCGTCCGGCCGATTTGATTGCTTCGCCAACAAGACCTTTGAACCGCTCTTCAAACTCACCTTTGTATTTGGCTCCGGCAACAAGCGAGCCCATGTCCAGTTCCATCACCTTGACACCCTGGAGCGCTTTTGGTACTCGACCGTCTATTACGGCCTGGGCGAGGCCTTCGACAATAGCCGTTTTGCCTACGCCCGCACCACCGACCAGGACGGGGCTGTTTTTGCGGCGACGGAGCAGAATCTGTATGAGTTGCTGTACTTCATCTTCGCGACCGATCATGGGGTCGAACTCCCCGGCCGCAGCCTGATTGGTCAGGTCGATACAATACTTAAGCGTACCGGCGACATCCCTTTTCCCTTCGACCCCTTCACCGGTAGGCGAGCCGCCGGTTGCTATCTCCTCGACCGATTTGGCTTCGGCAATCGCTTTGTAAATATCTTCTTTGGCAATATCAATTTTCTCACGCACCTGTGGCGAGAGAGCGGAATTGGGATCGAAGATAGCTATAAGAATATGCTCGGGTTCGACCAGAGTGTCGTAGAGCTTGGCTTTTTCCTCAAGAGCCGCTTCAAGAATCCCCTGGACTTCGGGAGCGAGCGAGAGGTTTTCACGAGCCGAGGCGCGCGTTGACTGATCTTTTAGAAAAACCTCAACCATGTTAGCTACTATGGTTGGACTCTTGCCCAGTTGATTGAGAATAGACTCGACATCCGAGCCTTCGTGGCGTACAACTGCGATCAGAAGGTGTTCGGCCGTAATCTCAGCGTGGCGGAACTCCGCCGCAACTTCCTTTGCCACCTTGATTACTGCCCGCGAATCAGAGGAATAGCTGGCTATATCCATCCTTGGTTGGTTCCTCCCGTTTACAACTGGCTTTTTCGTTCTGGCAGGCATTTTCCTGCGCCTGCTAAACCGCTTAAATGATAACAACCTGGGAATGCGGTGTCAAGTTGTTTGAGCGGGGCCATTGATTTATGGGCTGTTTTGTCGTATACTATACAAGAGCAGGGTGGATGTACGATACCAGAAATGGCCACTCTGAGAGAACTCAAATCCAGGGGAGTAGCTCAGATGAAGAACCACAACGTCCTGCTTGCAGTGATGATTGTAGCGTTAGTCGTATTCTCGACATCTGCAGTAGCCAGTGATCAGTCAATCACGGTAACAAGAAACCTCACATCTATGCCGCTTGCTTTCACGGAGAATCAAGGGCAGTGGGATGAACAGGTGTCATTCCGTACCAATGCTGGCGGTGCCACAATGTGGTTTACTAAAGATGGCGCCGTCTATCAATTCACCCGAACAATTAGATCAGAAGATAATGATCCTATCTCTGTTATAGACAAGCGATATTTAAGTGGGCGGCAGACGCCCTCGTCTGCCCCTAATTTGATGCACCAACCGGACTCCGTCGAGTCCATCGAAATCAAGTCCAACTTTGTTGGGTCAAATCCCAATCCGCAAATGGTTGGCGTTGAGATGATGGAATACAAATGCAACTATTTCATCGGCAATGATCCTGATAAATGGCACACCGATGTCCCCAACTATCAGGCAATCGTGTATGAAGATGTTTATGCCGGTATTGACCTGAAATTCTACGGCAATGGTAAACAGATGGAGTATGACTTCATTGTCTTGCCGGGTGCTGATCCATCGGAAATCATGGTCCAATATGAAGGAACGAAATCGATCAATGTGAACGAACGTGGCGAATTGGTTGTCGAGACCGACTGGGGCAAAGTGGTAGAGCACAAACCTCATGTGTATCAGGTTGTTGATGATATACGCGAATTGGTCGAATGTGAATACGCGCTGGTTGATGATCAAACATTCTGTTTCTGTCTACCCGGCGGATATGACGATCAGTACGCTCTGGTCATCGACCCGGTATTGAGCTATAGCACATTTCTGGGTGGAGGCCCCTATGACGAAGACCGTGGCTATGGCATCGCGGTTGATGCTTCGGGTTGCGCTTATGTTTCAGGGTGGACAGAATCGTCTGATTTCCCAACCCAGAATGCATATCAGACAAATCAAGGCTATATTGATGTCTTCGTGACCAAACTAAGCAGTTCAGGCAATGACCTTCTTTACAGTACATACCTGGGTGGAAGTAATGTTGATGTTGATAAGGGCTACGGTATCGCAGTTGACGGTTCTGGCTGTGCTTATGTGACAGGGTATACCTGTTCCTCGGATTTTCCGACCACTCCAAACGCTTATGACACTAGCTATAATGGTCCCGGTGATGTTTTCGTGACCAAACTGAGCGCTGCCGGCAATGCTCTTACTTACAGCACGTACATTGGAGATAGTGAATGGGATGTTGGCTGGGGTGTTGCCGTTGACGGTTCGGGTTGCGCTTATGTTACAGGGTACACTGGGTCAACTGACTTTCCAACCGAGAACCCATATCAGACCGATCCGAGCCCCATGGAAGATGCATTTGTTACCAAACTAAATAGTTCCGGCGATGGCCTTATTTACAGCACATATTTGGGCGCTAGTAATTGGGATGATTATGCTTACGCTATTACGGTTGACAGCTCGGGCTGCGCCTATGTTACAGGCTATACAAGGTCATCGGAATTCCCGACTTTGGGGGAGTATCAGACCTATCAGGGCGGGATGGGCGACGTTTTCGTGACCAAACTGAACAGCATCGGTAATGGCCTGCTTTACAGCACTTTCCTGGGCGGTGAGGACTTCGAGGAGGGCTGGGGTATTGCAGTCGACGGCTCGGGCTGCGCTTATGTTACGGGTGCAACATATTCATCTAACTTCCCGACCCAGAATGCAATTCAGGCGGCTCAAGGAGGGTCGGATGTTTTCGTGACCAAGCTGAACGAATCGGGCAATGATCTTCTTTACAGCACTTTCCTGGGTAGTAGCGGCAACGATTGGGGATTTGGTATCGCCGTTGACGGTTCTGGCTGTGCTTATGTCACAGGCGATACTCAGTCACCCGATTTCCCGGTCAAGAACCAATATCAGACCTATCAGGGCGGGTTGGGGGACGCTTTCGTGACCAAGCTAGCCAGTTCCGGCAATAGTCTACTCTATAGTACTTATCTGGGTGGTTGCTTCGTTGAACAAGGTCATGCTATTGCAGTCGATACTTCGGGCTGCGCTTATGTGGCGGGTTTCACTAGTTCCTCCAACTTCCCGACAGAGAACGCATACCAGGCAGATTATGCAGGGGGCTTTGACGCCTTCGTGACAAAGATTTGTCCTTCTGCAAGTAGTGTCGAACAGGAGCCGGGAGATATCATCCCAAAAGCCTTCCTGCTACAGCAGAACTATCCTAACCCGTTCAACCCGACCACGACCATCAGTTTTTCGGTGAAAAGCAAATCGCACGTCAAGATCACGGTCTACGACGTTCTTGGCCGTCAGGTGGTGACTCTCGTGGATGAAACCCTTAGCTGTGGCAACTACAACACCAAATTCGACGGCGCCAACCTCGCCAGCGGAGTCTATTTATACGAGCTTGAGGCCGACGGGTTCACAGAATCAAGGAAGATGGTGCTGGCGAAGTAAACTTATAGAGCACTCTCATCCTTCTCTGGCAGGGCACAGGGCTCCTGCCCTACCCAACTACAGCAGGATGGCGGAACCGCTAAGAAGGGTTTCGCCCTACAAGGCTGGATGCCGGATCAAGTCAGGCATGACAAGTATTTGTAGGTTAGTTATAATTGTCGAAACTGAAGACAGATTTCGATCTCAATTGGCAGGAGCACAGGGCTCCTGCCCTACCAAAGATTCTCCCCCTTAAGTCATCCTGAGCGAAGTCGAAGGATAATCGACAGAATTTCCCCTTGACAAGTTACATCAATCCCGTATTATCTGTACGCTTTATTAAACACGGATGTAGCTTTTACCGTACATCATAGAATCGCGAGTCGAGACTAATGAAGTTACAAATTGGAGAGAAGATCAAGGCGTTGCGGTTGGCGTCGGACCTTACCCAGGAAGAACTGGCCAACCGCGCCAAGCTGACCAGAGGTTTTATCTCTCAGCTTGAGAACGATCAGACCACTATCAACCTTGAGTCGTTGGCGGACATTCTCGAAGCTCTGGGCGAACCGTTGGCTGACTTCTTCACCAAATCCGAACCATCTCAGACGGTTTTTGGTCCAGCCGACCGAGTGGCTGTCACTGGCCAGGGCGTCAGCAATTTTGAAGTGCTTGTGCCCGGATCGACCAATAACCTCATGAACCCCATTTTGCTGCGGCTTGAGCCGGGTGAGAAACTTGAGAGACTCGAACCAATGCCAGGGGAGCAGTTTGGCTATGTGTTGAAAGGGGCGGTGACATTAGTAATGAATGGTGGTCACCATAAAGTCCCGAAGGGAAATTGTTTCTATTTTGAGGCCAACCAGGCCAACCAACTGGTGAACCGTGGAAACAAAGTCACCGAGCTGTTATGGGTAACTTCGCCGCCTCACATGTAGTTGTGCGGGGAAGCGGAAAGGAGCAACGGAAGATGAAGATACTTGGACGCCATCTGGTAGTGGAACTGTCGCAGTGTGACTGTGAACAACTTGATGATTTGGATTTCCTCGAACGTTGCCTTAACGAAGCGGTTCGGTGCAGTGGAGCCACGAAGGTGAAATCGGTGTTTCATCGTTATAACCCACAGGGCGTCTCAGGCGTGGTCGTGATTGCCGAATCGCATTGCTCGATCCATACCTGGCCGGAGTATGGCTATGCTGCGGTCGATTTTTTCACCTGTGGTGAGACCGTTGATCCTTACAAAGCATTCGAATCGTTGCGGAGTGCTCTAAAGGCCGGTGATGTTCAGGTGCGTGAACTCAAGCGCGGTATTCCGTCGGCCAATGACGAGATCATTCGCCACAAATCAACCCCTGCCAATCACCCGCAAGCCCAGCCGGCAAGTTGAAGGAGCCCGGATCATGACACCCTTCATAGATTTGTCCACGCCGGATCGACGGGTACGACGAAGCGGTATCGAGGCTGCTTTCATGCGTGACCTGTTTGAGCGACCTGATATTACAACGCCTCAATTGCTGTTGTCCCGATCGGCCATTGCGGAGAACTATCGTGCTCTGAAGGCGGCACTGCCGCGGGCTTCAATCCACTATGCGGTTAAGCCGAATAACCACGAGTTGTTTATCGAGGAGGTTGCTCGCCTGGGAGGGAATTTCGATGTTTGTTCGGCTGGTGAGATTGATATTGCCCTCGACACCGGTATCAACCCAGCTACGCTGGTTCATTCGCATCCGATTAAATCACTCCAGGAATTCGATTATGCCGTTGGAGAGGGCGTTGAGATTTTCGTTGTTGATAATCCCGACGAAATCCGCAAACTAAGTCGGTACACTCACAAGAAGCTAAAACTGCTAATCCGGTTTCGCTGCCACACTAATCATGCGGCGGTGGTCAATCTTCAGTATAAGTTTGGTTGTGAAACCAGCCAGGTGATTGATCTGGCGCGCCTTGTGGAGAAGTCAGGGCACGAGTTCTATGGCCTCTGTTTCCATGTGGGGTCGCAGTGTGTTCACAACGAGAACTACGTCAAAGCTATCGAGGTCGCTCATGGACTGATCAACGAACTCGATTTGACCGGATTCGACACTCGTGTCCTTGATATCGGCGGCGGCTTTCCGGTTGAATATGTGGAGGCGGTGGCACCGATGGAAGAATTCTGTAAGCCTATCGCATGCGCACTTGATAAGCACATACGCCCCGGTATTGTTATTATCAGTGAACCTGGACGAGCTATAGCCGCCACACCCGTAACGCTTGTAACGTCCGTAGTGGGCAAAGCGTTCCGCGACGGTAAAATGTGGTACTATCTCGACGATGGACTCTACTCCACATTCTCCGGAATTGTGTACGATCAATGTCAATACCCGGTGATCTGCCATCGGCGTGGAGAGCAGAGGTTAAGCGTTCTGGCCGGTCCGACTTGCGATTCGTTTGATGTTATGTACGACGGTTTGATGATCCCTGAGCACGAAGTTGGAGACAGGATTTTGTTCGCCGCGACAGGTGCCTATTGCAGTGTGTCCGGATCGAATTTCAATGCTCTGAAACATCCAGAATACACTGTTGTGGATTAAGACCTATGGACAACAAAAGCAATATCAACGCCGGTTACATCAGCGAAGAGGGAATGGATGACCTATGGGATGTCTGGTACCGGGAGTTGCATAACGGACTGTCCGGTCTGACGATCAAGGTTGACCGTATCGTGGAGTCGACCAAATCCGAGTTCCAGCGAATTGATGTTCTTGAAACGAAAGATTTCGGCAAAATACTCGCGCTCTATGGCTCGCTCATGGTATGCGACAAGGACAACAACGCCTACAATGAAATGCTGGCTCACGTTCCGTTGTTTGCGCACCCCTCACCGAAAGAAGTACTGATTATTGGCGGCGGCGACTGCGGTGCGCTTACGGAAGTCATGAAACATCCTGAAGTTGCTCATGGGACGATGTGTGAGTTGGATGAAAAGGTAGTGGAAGTCTCCAAACGACATTTCCCATACCTGACAAAAGGTCTCGATGACCCCCGGGCGAAAGTTCTGTTTCAGGACGGGAAGGTATTTGTCGAGGATGCAAAACAACGTTACGATGTCATCCTGCTTGATCTCTCCGATCCGGTAGGACCTGCCGCCGATCTCTTTCAGAAACCGTTCCACCAGCGAGCGTTCGACTGTCTTAACGACGATGGAATTATGGTGGCGCAGTCGGAGTCACCATACTATAATCCGAAAACGGTCAGAGCATTGTACGCCAACCTGCGCGAGGTATTCCCGATAGTTCGTATGTACACCTGTTTCATGCCGATCTATCCATCGGGTTATTGGTCGTTTGCTTTCTGTAGCAAGAAATATGATCCATTAGAGGACTTTGATCAGAAACGTTATAACAGTCTCAGGCTTGCCTGTCGTTATTACAATGCTGACACCCACCGGGGTTCGTTTGCCCTGCCGCAGTTTGTGACTGACCTTCTGAAGTAGGCATATTGCCCAATTGAAAAACGGCGGACACAAGGTCCGCCGCTTCGCGAATATTCAAATCATCGAACCTGCCGATTTACCCCTCACTTAATGTCGCGCGTCCGCTGGCTGTCTCAATGATAATGTGCGGTTCGTCACCATCACGGGTGAAAGTCTTGCGTACATAGGTGTCGCCCCAACGGTCAAAACGTCGTTCATCTTCAAAGTCAAAGGGACATCTGATACGTCCGCGTCGATCCTTGGATACAAACTCAAAAGAACCCTTGATTGGATTACCGCCGTAGTCGAGCGTCGCGCGACCAGAAGCTGTAGAAACCTCCAGATCAAACTCGGCCGTTTCAGCCAGGGTCACTTCCACCGAACCCGAAGCAGTTGAGAAGGAACTGGCAAACTCAAGAATGATATCGACGGCATCAATATCACCAGAAGCAGTACCCAGATCAAACTCACCGCGACAGGTTGTCATCTCGATCTCCCCTGAAGCTGTACTCATCTCGAACACTCCCTGGCAGTCGATCATCTCTATATCACCGGAAGCAGTGCTGAACTCGAATTCACCGGAACAATTTTCGATCTGGACATCGCCGGAGGCGGTTTCGGCTGAAAAATCGCCTTTCATGTCGGCGATGATCAAATCACCTGAGGCTGATGAAAACTCAATCTCGGTTCCCTCAGGTACAGAGAGGTACCAGGTGGAACTGCCCGAGTTGGACCCGTACATTTTTTCCGACAGTCTTACCGCCCGGCCGGTTGCCCTCGCTTTTGGCTCAAACGAATTGCGTGGAGAATAGGAACTGATCACCTCAACTTCGATCCGGTCGGTCTTACTCTTTTTCACAATGCAGTCGCCCGAGATCGTCTTGATCCTGATCGATTCTTTCTTATCGAAGGTCCAGCTTTTCTCCCGGTGTTTTCCTGCAAGTGTACTGGTGGCCATAACCGCCAGGGCAAGTAACAGACAGATTGTCGTTTTACTAATTGTTCTCATTGTTCATTCCTCCATATTTATTCCTGTATCGCTTCCATTGTTACCAGTATCGATTGCCAGTTGAGCCAACTACTCTCGCAATTGATACTAAGTGGAATTACGAGAAGACCCGTGTATGGTTTCGTAGTTTCAACGGAATGTTACAGTAACAACGCGGCGATACTGTTGCCTACATCATGTCGTCGGGATCGACATCCACATTGACCTTGATAGCGGTGGGCAATCCGAAGCGGGGTTGATCGAGTTCCCAGGCGGTCAGCATCCGGGTCAACTTCACCACCTGGTTCGTCTTCAGCAGGAGGTTACGACGGAACTTCTTCCGCAGGAAATACAGCGGGCACGGGGCTGGTCCCAATAGCGTGGCACTAACACCAGATGAAGCCAGCTTCTCCCTCATGTTGTCACTGAAGGTGCGAGCTATTTCCTCAAGTTTTTTCTCATCACCCGACGAAAGGATAATGTTCACAAGGCGTGAGAAGGGAGGAAAAGAAAGGTCACGTCGTGACTCGATGACACTTTTGTAGAACGACTCGTAATCTGCTCCTGCGGCAAAAGCGATCACTTCGTTATCGGGATAGTAAGTCTGGATCAGCACCTCACCCTGAAGATCGCTTCGTCCCGACCGTCCGGCAACCTGCAACAGTTGGGCGAAGGTGCGTTCGGAGGCTCGAAAATCCGGCATGTCCATCAGCAGGTCGGCCGATAACACCCCGACCAGAGTCACTCCCGGCAGGTCCAGTCCTTTGGTAACCATCTGAGTACCCAGCAGGACATTGCGTTTTCGGGTGGCAAAACTCCGCAGGATATTTCGCATTCGCTGACGTCCGGTGGCAGTGTCGGAATCAAGCCGTGCGACTGAAGCTTGGGGGAACAACTTCGGCATGACCTCTTCGATCTTTTGGGTACCGACCCCGCGATAGATAAAGTCGTCACCGCCGCACGATGGGCAGCGATCATGTCCATAC
The sequence above is a segment of the Candidatus Zixiibacteriota bacterium genome. Coding sequences within it:
- a CDS encoding AAA family ATPase, with the translated sequence MDIASYSSDSRAVIKVAKEVAAEFRHAEITAEHLLIAVVRHEGSDVESILNQLGKSPTIVANMVEVFLKDQSTRASARENLSLAPEVQGILEAALEEKAKLYDTLVEPEHILIAIFDPNSALSPQVREKIDIAKEDIYKAIAEAKSVEEIATGGSPTGEGVEGKRDVAGTLKYCIDLTNQAAAGEFDPMIGREDEVQQLIQILLRRRKNSPVLVGGAGVGKTAIVEGLAQAVIDGRVPKALQGVKVMELDMGSLVAGAKYKGEFEERFKGLVGEAIKSAGRIVLFIDEIHTITAAGSGSGGMDAANLIKPALARGQIRLIGSTTNEEYTRYLEKDKALDRRFERIKVEEPGFNDSVRIVKGVASKYEEHHKITYTEDAIIGSVKYAIRYLSERNLPDIALDIVDEAASALSVKEETAGRTIPEMEEEIKGIEKLIAACEGKDPEKNPDEFSRLNEAHEEFSRRIERLGDMWGHRLETATGAQ
- a CDS encoding SBBP repeat-containing protein, whose translation is MKNHNVLLAVMIVALVVFSTSAVASDQSITVTRNLTSMPLAFTENQGQWDEQVSFRTNAGGATMWFTKDGAVYQFTRTIRSEDNDPISVIDKRYLSGRQTPSSAPNLMHQPDSVESIEIKSNFVGSNPNPQMVGVEMMEYKCNYFIGNDPDKWHTDVPNYQAIVYEDVYAGIDLKFYGNGKQMEYDFIVLPGADPSEIMVQYEGTKSINVNERGELVVETDWGKVVEHKPHVYQVVDDIRELVECEYALVDDQTFCFCLPGGYDDQYALVIDPVLSYSTFLGGGPYDEDRGYGIAVDASGCAYVSGWTESSDFPTQNAYQTNQGYIDVFVTKLSSSGNDLLYSTYLGGSNVDVDKGYGIAVDGSGCAYVTGYTCSSDFPTTPNAYDTSYNGPGDVFVTKLSAAGNALTYSTYIGDSEWDVGWGVAVDGSGCAYVTGYTGSTDFPTENPYQTDPSPMEDAFVTKLNSSGDGLIYSTYLGASNWDDYAYAITVDSSGCAYVTGYTRSSEFPTLGEYQTYQGGMGDVFVTKLNSIGNGLLYSTFLGGEDFEEGWGIAVDGSGCAYVTGATYSSNFPTQNAIQAAQGGSDVFVTKLNESGNDLLYSTFLGSSGNDWGFGIAVDGSGCAYVTGDTQSPDFPVKNQYQTYQGGLGDAFVTKLASSGNSLLYSTYLGGCFVEQGHAIAVDTSGCAYVAGFTSSSNFPTENAYQADYAGGFDAFVTKICPSASSVEQEPGDIIPKAFLLQQNYPNPFNPTTTISFSVKSKSHVKITVYDVLGRQVVTLVDETLSCGNYNTKFDGANLASGVYLYELEADGFTESRKMVLAK
- a CDS encoding type III PLP-dependent enzyme: MTPFIDLSTPDRRVRRSGIEAAFMRDLFERPDITTPQLLLSRSAIAENYRALKAALPRASIHYAVKPNNHELFIEEVARLGGNFDVCSAGEIDIALDTGINPATLVHSHPIKSLQEFDYAVGEGVEIFVVDNPDEIRKLSRYTHKKLKLLIRFRCHTNHAAVVNLQYKFGCETSQVIDLARLVEKSGHEFYGLCFHVGSQCVHNENYVKAIEVAHGLINELDLTGFDTRVLDIGGGFPVEYVEAVAPMEEFCKPIACALDKHIRPGIVIISEPGRAIAATPVTLVTSVVGKAFRDGKMWYYLDDGLYSTFSGIVYDQCQYPVICHRRGEQRLSVLAGPTCDSFDVMYDGLMIPEHEVGDRILFAATGAYCSVSGSNFNALKHPEYTVVD
- a CDS encoding AAA family ATPase produces the protein MMATTDLNIAELKKTLASQTEKLSAIKTVVENLEPVVDEADVAAVVARRTGIPLSKMMTAEKDRLVNMETFLSKKIVGQQEAIKAIANAVRKARAGLKLANRPVGSFLFLGPTGTGKTYLPKLLAEFLFDDKNAMVRLDMSEYMEKHSVAKMIGAPPGYVGYEEGGVLTEAVKRKPFSIVLLDEVEKAHPDVFNILLQLMDDGRLTDGQSRTVDFSNCIVVLTSNYAAEKILDADREERDVDMDEVRQFLFTKFRPELLNRLNDIIIFHTFTPEQVEVIAGLEFENLGDMLREQDITATLSPSSKAKLAKDGYTFELGARPIQRIIERDIINKMSVDIITGAIVKGDNIAINVKDDAYVFTKEEQKS
- a CDS encoding DUF4097 domain-containing protein, producing the protein MRTISKTTICLLLALAVMATSTLAGKHREKSWTFDKKESIRIKTISGDCIVKKSKTDRIEVEVISSYSPRNSFEPKARATGRAVRLSEKMYGSNSGSSTWYLSVPEGTEIEFSSASGDLIIADMKGDFSAETASGDVQIENCSGEFEFSTASGDIEMIDCQGVFEMSTASGEIEMTTCRGEFDLGTASGDIDAVDIILEFASSFSTASGSVEVTLAETAEFDLEVSTASGRATLDYGGNPIKGSFEFVSKDRRGRIRCPFDFEDERRFDRWGDTYVRKTFTRDGDEPHIIIETASGRATLSEG
- the speE gene encoding polyamine aminopropyltransferase translates to MNAGYISEEGMDDLWDVWYRELHNGLSGLTIKVDRIVESTKSEFQRIDVLETKDFGKILALYGSLMVCDKDNNAYNEMLAHVPLFAHPSPKEVLIIGGGDCGALTEVMKHPEVAHGTMCELDEKVVEVSKRHFPYLTKGLDDPRAKVLFQDGKVFVEDAKQRYDVILLDLSDPVGPAADLFQKPFHQRAFDCLNDDGIMVAQSESPYYNPKTVRALYANLREVFPIVRMYTCFMPIYPSGYWSFAFCSKKYDPLEDFDQKRYNSLRLACRYYNADTHRGSFALPQFVTDLLK
- the speD gene encoding adenosylmethionine decarboxylase, with the translated sequence MKILGRHLVVELSQCDCEQLDDLDFLERCLNEAVRCSGATKVKSVFHRYNPQGVSGVVVIAESHCSIHTWPEYGYAAVDFFTCGETVDPYKAFESLRSALKAGDVQVRELKRGIPSANDEIIRHKSTPANHPQAQPAS
- a CDS encoding helix-turn-helix domain-containing protein: MKLQIGEKIKALRLASDLTQEELANRAKLTRGFISQLENDQTTINLESLADILEALGEPLADFFTKSEPSQTVFGPADRVAVTGQGVSNFEVLVPGSTNNLMNPILLRLEPGEKLERLEPMPGEQFGYVLKGAVTLVMNGGHHKVPKGNCFYFEANQANQLVNRGNKVTELLWVTSPPHM
- a CDS encoding type VI secretion system contractile sheath small subunit — encoded protein: MAKFMLGATERLKKDDSIPVELLPSNKMMYAARLNKDDDPDVAPVECNNLKMVFEKFQPSFEAQMETTEGSPVNADFKIRAMKDFSSKSLIEQNDHLRKTYYGKEIMADLDKQLKKNNALKKTLADSEKKEALLKVMNYYIDLLDEE